The Quercus lobata isolate SW786 chromosome 4, ValleyOak3.0 Primary Assembly, whole genome shotgun sequence genome segment CGGCGCATTTCCTAagtagatgaagagacaccaacattaatgaagggcAGAGCTAAACGAACtgtaataaaggcttggcatcaccaaaaccctcctctcagACCAAGAGGTCgaacagcaggattttgagaggctattgtggggtcagagaatttATGACCCCAGCCCATTTTGTATTAAGatccaaggcccgagccgaggtgggatatagccgaggacatataataaaagtccaaataaccttgagacatagccgaggatgactctgtcctcggcatccccgaGGTCCTCCTGAAAGAAAGGGTAAGAACGGTATAGAAACAGTTTTGAGAAAAGCCTAAAATATCTGCGTTGATAGACGAAGGACCCCTGGACagtatggcgacaaaggacgaAGGGAAAactgccattactgccattgaatactctgcacctgacagaaccatgctcttcaacttttacaaccacccccaaccactttggacatggactgatgggacaagtatcagttctggaaagtcgaacctacacgtggacgtaggataagggatacaggctaatataaaaggagaagcaaACAATCCGGAAAAGAGGCTGGAAAAAAAGGgctaaaaaccagagcctcccaggctGAACCGAGGAGAAAAACTTCTCGAGCAAGCATAGTTTATTTccgtatgaacaccacgactaaccaTCGTCTGGTAACCAAGGCCTAActtttcaaacccatgctctacaaattatattgtttgagccCTGAacatgcgaacccaatactattTTGGGGCCGTCACGAACTAAGTCCttacacaatttatttgtaaatcAATAAAGTAATAGATTATTAGCTCTTTAATCCTAAACTTATTTTAATGTTATATCATACTAGAAATTATCTTATAAGCCTGTTTTATGGAGCAAGCCTCTTATAAACTTGCAAACCCCACAAGTACGAGATTCATAAATATGTGAGATGCCTACCCCATGAATTAGATGTACAAGATACCATCTCACCCAATTCAGTGCCCCTCCACGACTCtttgaaaaatagttttttaaaggccaaaaaaaaaaaaaaaaacttacaaaatatatgatttttaataattttgatttttttaaatgaaaataaataaaaatcatttcaaaaaaaCCTTATCTTGATGGTTGATAGGATGTGAAAATAGCTTCATTCTAAAACtgtattttcttaaaataatattggagaaaatatttaataaaagcataaaactaTATTTTCCATTAAGGTATTTTTGGTTGGAGTGAAAACagggaggatgaaaaatagGAAGTGGAAAATTGCATTTTTCACTGTTTGGTTTAGaagagaaaacaagagagacaaaaaataaagaggaaaattttctctccggacccacatttttttatcctcccaattTAAGAGGAAAATGGGGAGGAAAAAGTATTGAATGATATACTTTATACAAATACTCCCACTTTATTCATCTCACCTACCCTTCACTTTATGTAATAAGGGTATAataatcaatttatataaactacattttctatcctctcacttttcttttcaaccaaataaaagagttttcaCCACCGCatacccttggtgcgatggtcactccacaagtataagtacttgtggggtgtgtGGGGTAAAGGCCAaaattcaagtctctaggagggagtttcacacacatacacttaTATTAGACTAGattaaaaattctatcttgtataaaaataaaaaataaaagagttttccTCTCACCCACTTTTTCAcctttccaaccaaacacacatgaggaaaaactaaatattttatatcctcTCACTTGTTGATGGCCATTTCGGAAGCCCAAGTGGAAGAGAGAAGCCCAACAACACGGACAGAAAGGAGTTGGCAAATGGATAGAAAACTCATTAAGTCCAAGgacaggaataatggatcacaggcctataagataaacaaatgggtcttgaagaggtaaatgggcttaaaggagctcgaaaagagagaaaaagcaaaccaTGGACAGTATATGATgtgaaaaagtgagaatgggTCGCGGCAGACCCAAAATTATGAAAGCAAAGTAAGTAAGGGGTTGATAGCAAGCTCAcaaaccccaaggatgagaactAACGTAATTGGGCTGGGAAAGCCCATAGAATTCAGTAAAAGCTCATGGTAATGCGAAGTTAGGAAAATGGctgaggaagcccaaggaaagcaaacgGGCCCGGGACGCCCaagggaaaacaaatgggacacaAGAGCCCACTAGTGATGTAACACAAAAACCAATGGCCTTGCTGAGCCATTAGGAGAAGAATAAATGGCAGGCCTAGAGAGGTCTTGccaaattgaaacaaaacaacttCGCAGCAGGAATGATAAGAGTGGTATGGCAGGAGATAGTAGCAGGAAAAATGGTGGGCTGAAGAAAAAGTAAAGTCTACCATCAAGCAAGGCCTAGCCCCGAATAGGGCAAGTTataaaggaaagggaaaccAAAAAATGGTCAAGAACAGATGGCAGACTGTGCAGACCAACCATGGCAGACGTATGAGCAGCAGAcagattttggacatacatggaAGAGAGGCACGTGTAAAAGGCACGTGTAAGGCCCAGAcctcaccagcctgtacccagccaatacaggacaTGGTGAGGTTATGGGTCAAAGGTAAGAAGGCATGGTTTGGCGGTGGGGAGAGGAGAAAACCTATTTTGAGATTCCTGCTagggctcttttgggggaagtgtcctgctgggatgagaTACCACCCAAAGGGGTAAAGCTGAGTTGAAACCACTAGGTGTATGCCATGAGgaatagggagagagaagacaACCACACTGTAGCAGGAAAGGGTACCACgacagacaaacaaacaaaatagtgaTGGGGAGTGGCTCACAGTTGGACcagtggtggtcggcaagtataCTCAGACCAGATAAAGGTGGTTaagggttaaaatagtaaaatctggTCATGGTAGGCACTATAAAGAAGCCCTTGTCGTGTACAGGAATGAGAACATAATAAGAACCACGGTACTGAAAAACTTGAAAgtcaagaaataaaaacaaggattaagaaagaaaaaaagataagaaaaagggagaatattagaaaaatgaaagaaaaagatagagagttagaATGTCAGACATGCACTAAtaggttgattccctctctttctttcaaagTCTTGCTCTCTGCCGGAAACGAAAAGTGCTCCTGTGTACTAACCATTCAGGTCCActtccctcaaagtgattaattttcaCGGCAAGATCATCCTGagagattattcactttgagaagaAGTGTTCTTTCCTCTCTGGTTTTGGTTCTGCGGATcagatttgattttattattatcattgtaTCTGCCTGCCGCAACTCATTTGAAACAGTTCTGCCCGCTGTAACCGTGCTCTTGGCAGATGAGGTATAGTTTGTGCGCAAGTCGGACCAAgttgagttgcagttggaccAGTCTCAGCTCCCTTACTCAGAACATTCGGGCCCAATACTGCAGGAGGCAGCCCGGCCCACTTTAACcacaaaaaggcccactacaccacttttccatctttccattaattttctatcctttcacttttccactcctccaactAGACAATCCAACCAGAcaaccaaacataaccttaatctttgtaatttatttgaatctttccccacccaaaaaaaaagaaaaaaggaaaaaagaaaattgaaaccATGCCGCGGGCTCCAAACGTCTAGGACAGAtctatcaaaatcaaaagcacctctctctctctctctctctctctctcaaattttcaaaaacccctaTTTATTGGAACTTTTACCTCTCACCACAATCCCCCGCCATCACTTGCCGCCACACACCACCATGGCCTTGGATCCCCAACCCactcccaccaccaccaccacaacaccaaccaccacaaccaccaccaccaccacacgtCCTctcacaaacataaacacaaacacatccCCTGCACAACCCGCAAGACCCGTGTATGTTCAAAGCCCACATCCCCAGCACCACCAGCACCACCAAATCCCCCATTTGTACCCACAAGTCCGATCCCCAAACCCCGCCCAACAAGGAATCCTCTACCCTGTTGCCTCCTCTGGCCGTGGCTTCATTCCCAAACCACCTCTTCAAAACTCTGTCACTGTTGCCACCAACAACAATGTTACAACAGCAGCAACTACTACAAGTGGTGTTGGTGTTGGGTACCCCACTCGGCCTTTGGTCTCTTATCCTCAAGTCCATGTGATGAGGCCTCCTCTTCACCACTTACACCAGCAACACCCAACTTCTCAGCTCCCCTCTGCTACAAACCCCATCAAGGGCATTCCTATCTCTACGCACCAAAAGGTCccagctttttttctttttgggggttTTTTGCTTAATGGGTTTTGACTGTTTGGTAAAGAAATTTGATGGGTTGGTGTGggttttctttgaattttgtttgttttgtatgTTCAATTGGGGTTTATGCGTGATAGGTGTTGTCTGTTTCTTCAAAACATATGGAAAACTTTGATGGGTTGCTTTTGGtttctcattttttgtttgttttctatgTTCAATTTGGGATTTTTTGTGAAGGGTTGCTTTGGATTTCtcgtattttgtttgttttctttgttgaaTTGGGGTTTATGCTTGATGGGTAAGgctttttttaatcaaaattatatcAACAAAATTTGTGGCTAGCTTTGGGTTCTCATAGTTTGTCTGTTTTCTATGTtcaattgggattttttttttgatgggtagagtgtttatataaaaaatgtatgaGCAGCTTTAATGGGTTGCTTCtggtttttagtattttgtttgtttctgcTTTCAATTGGGGGTTATGAGTGATGGGTAGGGTGTCATTATCAAAATGAATTCTGCAAATTGTGTGGTTTGCTCTTAGTTTAtcattatttgtttgttttctgtGTTAAATTGGGATTTTTGCTTGATGGGCACTAATTCGATATTTTCATCTTTGAGCGCATTCATGAGCTCCATAAGCGTTAGATAAGCTTGTTTTTCATGCTGACATTGGCATGGTCAGACATTGGAATTCAGTGGCAATAGATAAAAACAATTCTGCAGATATTGATTGTCTTCTCCTCGTTTTAGGTTGCTCCTCCAACTTCAGTTTCTGACTATAATGGCTATAAGGATCCCAGGTAACTTCTTTATAAGATAgcatcatttttctttcattaatgCATATATGTACAGTTTAATTTATCTCTTGTGGTGCTTTATGTAGGGACAAAAGTATGGATGCTTTCTCTAGAGGCAAAACTGTAGACGAGTCTTTGTACACGATCAGAGATCGAAAAGTAagcatatgatttttttttttttggttgattggaTATGCATCATGCATGCAGAAGAAATCTGCATGACTTGATTCACTATCACTGAAAATAGCTACATGAGATATTGGTTTTTCAATTGTTCAAAAACTTTGGTTATGTTGTTCAAAGAATGCATTTTATTTACTAATTGTGGGATGCAAGATGCATGTGCAATGGGTTGATAAGAAAATTACCCTGTGTAATTTGAATTACATTTGTCCCTATCCcctttccaaaaagaaaaagaagcaaaaactcTGTAAGAACTTATCTCATTGCTTGGGTTGTTTCTATTCCCTGTTACATCTCTGGCCACCAAAGGTGAGCTGAGTAGGTTTGtttaaaatcaatataaaattttaactttcaCAGTTCTGAACttacaaaagaaaaggagaaaaaacacATGTTGATAAACAGAGAGAGAAGCACATGACGCttcccaaaaaaaggaaaatcaataTGAGGGAAGTTAAAGAAGGGAATAGAGTTTTGGACATTTAGTGAGACATGAGATATAGAGGCTGAAGCAACTTCCTGTAATAGCTAGAAGGGGAAAGGATTTTGTTTACagaatttctattttcattGTTTAGAATAGATGGAATCGTTaaagtgtttggattttgtttggAAGGAAACCTGCTCTACTTATCTTctgctaaatttttttggaattggcTGAACTAGATTTAGCTAAAGAGGAGTATTCATTTTGAACccttgtttgattttattttggaaaaaaaccatcaatattaatataaatctgGCTTTATATTCAAATATCATTCATTGCGAATCAGGAGATAGAAATATATTTAATGCTGTCCTATTGCCATCCCTATCGCACTCGATTTCCTCACCATCCAAAACTATAAAGCAGATAcgaagagagataaaaaaatcttatgttAGTgtctattatatttttgttcatttggAGTGTTAATCGTTTTAAATTTTTGGTGTACTGTTTATTATAACTAAAATGTCGACTTGAATTAACATTTTGACCTTTCGTCATGATACATTTGTTGCTGCTTATGTTTGTAGGTCAATATAACACCAGATGCTTCTCTATATGCACTTTGCCGATCATGGTTGAGGAATGGTATCTCTGAAGAATTTCAGGTTTGCATAATTTTGGATGGGAATTTTTCTTATAATGCATTTGGAGTATGCTGTGTTTTTCATTCGCTTTTATGTCAATGTTATTACTTGTAAGCAATCTGTGTGTAGATTCTTAATGTAGGTATCAACTTTTACATGTTAATCTTATGtattaaaacaaattttgcATGTGCAGATTCTCTttatgcaattttatttttgttttgcttttatgcTAATGCCAGTTTCTTATTAATCAATATTTACGTATTG includes the following:
- the LOC115983632 gene encoding rho GTPase-activating protein gacJ-like; its protein translation is MALDPQPTPTTTTTTPTTTTTTTTTRPLTNINTNTSPAQPARPVYVQSPHPQHHQHHQIPHLYPQVRSPNPAQQGILYPVASSGRGFIPKPPLQNSVTVATNNNVTTAATTTSGVGVGYPTRPLVSYPQVHVMRPPLHHLHQQHPTSQLPSATNPIKGIPISTHQKVAPPTSVSDYNGYKDPRDKSMDAFSRGKTVDESLYTIRDRKVNITPDASLYALCRSWLRNGISEEFQPQYGDVVRPFPKPLPISTASTHPSKKKEGEEEEGEDEEGDKSFEDLSPKDLLKRHVKHAKKVRARLREERLRRIARYKSRLALLLPPLVEQFRNDTAARN